CCCTGCTGCATGGCGGTGATCATCATGCCGACCAGGGTGTTGAGCTTGTCACCGGAGAACGAACTGGAGTTGGTGAAGGCGCCCGCCACCTTGTCCTTCCAGGCCTGGGAGAACCACTTGGCTGCGCTCACCTCGAGGAACTTCTTCATCTCCGCCGACATGCTGCCCATATAGGTGGGGCTACCGAAAATGATGGCGTCTGCCACATCGAGTTGGTCGATGTCAGCCGAGGCTTCTTCGGTGGTGAGAAACAGGGTCTCAACCCCGTCTACAGCGGCCGCTCCACGCGCCACCGCCTCCGCTTGCAACCTGGTGTGGCCGAAGCCGCTGTGATAAACGATCGCTACTTTGGTCATTACTGTCTCCTCACTATCGAGAACCGTTGAAATGGATTAATGCCTAGCGGGAACCCGCACCCAGCATCCGCTTGAGAGTTGTATCCCGATCGATGAAATGGTGTTTGAGCGCCGCCAGGGCGTGCAGGGCCGCCAGACCGATCACGCTCCAGGCCAGATAGAGATGCACTTCGCCTGCGATATCCTCCTGATGCTCGATGCCACTCAAGGTCGCCGGGATGGTGAACCAGTCGAAGACCTCCAGGCCCCGCCCATCGGCGGTAGAGATCAGATAGCCACTCACCATCACTGAGAACAGCAGCAGATAGAGCAGGCCGTGAGCGAGTGACGCTGCCAGGCGCTCATAGGGCTTGTGGGTCGGCAGATGGTCTGGCCGTGGATTCAGCCAGCGCCAGACCAGCCGCGCAACCAGCACAGCAACGAGCGTAATACCGATCCCCTTGTGCCACCAGGGTCCCAGGCACCAGCTCGCAGCCGGCCGTCCACCAGGTCAGCACCTCGGCCAGCCGCCGTTGGGTCAGGCTGCCGACCTCGCCCGTGAGCGTAACCACCCCCTCCCGGGTGGCGATGGTCATGGTGACCGGCGGCGTGAGCCGCGAGGGCCGCAGGTGCTGGACCTCGCCCTTCATGGTGACCACCGCCAGGCCGTACTCGCTGAAAACCGGCTCGCTTTCCAGGGTGCGCAGGACCTCGTCGCGCAAGGCGGCGTCCTGCATGGCTTCGCCGGGCCGCACGCGGACACGGTCCTGAATGGCATGGGTGCCGTTCAGGCGATGGGCGGTTTGGGCGATGATGCGTTTGGTGGCGATATCTTCGACGATGCCTTCGAGAATCAGGGCGTCGTCGAGAACTGAGGCTCGGAATGAGGCCGTTTCGAGCTTGATGCGGGGTTCTTTCTGGAGGGTGGCCATGAACTGCTTGACGAAGGGGTGAGCGGTTGTTTGCGTCATATTATTGACCTCCTGCGATCTCCACCGGTATCCATTTCTGGAGTATAGAACCCCCTCGGAGTTCTGAAATGGTGGAGTTTGCAGGGGAGGTCAGTTGACGCGGTACGCCCGGTGGCAGGCGATGCAGGTCTCCGTCATCCGGTGCAGGGCGCGCAGGGCAGGGGCCGGGTCTCCGGTCACTTCCGCGTTCTGGGCCTCGGTCGAGAACATGGCCGAGGCCTTGTGCAGCCGGGCGCCCAGGCTGCGCATGCCGGGCGGCATGTAGGGCAGCTGCTGGTGCAGTTCGGGGCCCATCGCCCCCATCCCCAGCTGCGATTGGGCGGCCTGCGAGGCTTGTGCGTAGCGCTGCTGGGAGAGGTAGCCCAGAATGGCGTTCAGGGTCTCCAGGTGGCCGCGCATGCGGTGCAGGAACTGGGCCTTGACCTGAGGGGGAAACGGCACCGCTTCGCGCGTTTCCCCGGCACTGGCGGGTTGGAAGGCGAGCAGGGCGATGATGAAGAAGGGCAGGAGGCGAAGTGGCATCATGCCGCTATTCTAGGCCGAATCCTGTGGAAACAGATATTCCTTATCACTTTCGCCCTACCGCGTCACCACTCATGCTGCTTCGATAGTGCGCCGGCGACACGCCGACCACCCGCTTGAATGCGGTGCTGAACGCGCTTTCGGATGAGTAGCCGAGCGAGCTTGCCAGGGCAGCCAGTGACCGCGCGCCGCCTCGAAGCGCACGTTCGGCGAGCCTCATGCGCCAGAAGGTCAGATAGGAGAGAGGCGCCATGCCGGAGACTGCCTTGAACCGCTCGGCAAAACGGCTACGCGACATACCGGAGGCTTTCGCCAGTTCCTCGAGGCGCCAGTTCCTGGCCGGGTCGGCATGTATCAGGCTCATCGTCGGCCCGATGCGGGGGTCGCCGGCGGCCCGCAGCCATCCTGCTTCGGTGTTTCCGGCTTCGATGTGCTCGCGCAGGACGTGAACGAAAAGCAGATGCGCGAGAGGCCGGGCGACGGCGGACGATCCGGGCCGGGCGTTGGTTGTCTCGTCTACCAGACGGTCGAGAAGCCAGGACAGCGTTGCAGCTTGCGGCGATGCTGCCGTGATATGCATGAAAGGCGGCAAGACTTCGGAAAGAAGGGTGTCGCCGACCGGTTCGAGCGAGACGTGGCCGCCCAGCAGATGGAACTCATCGCCTTGTCCCAGTACTGCCGTCCCCCCTTCCGCATCGGCGAAAGCATCTTCCGCATCGACCGGCTCAACCGCAAGATCGCTCGCCAGGCGCAGCGGATGAAGGCCGTTCACCACGAATACGTCTCCAGGCTCAAGCCTCACGGGATCGCCCCGGCCCTCGATTACGTGCCAACAGCTGCCGCGCACGACCGCGCCGAACTTGATGGCATTCGGCGGCGGAAACCTGATCGCCCAATCTCCGCCGGCTACGACACCGCCAGATAGATACGAATGCGTATCGAAGGCGGCAAGGAAACATACCATTTGTTTCAGTCCGCAACGAATGGAGTTCGACATGAACAGACTGCAAGCTCCCATCCCGTCGCCCTTTGGCCCGGCCAGCACCGCGCGCGAGGTGATCGACGGTATCGATCTCTCCGGGCACCTCGCCGTGGTGACCGGCGGCTATTCAGGGATCGGGCTCGAAACCACCCGGGCCTTGACCGAGGCTGGTGCCCTGGTGATCGTGCCTGCCCGAAACCGCGCCAAGGCTGAAGCCGCACTGCGTGGAATGGAGAATGTATACCTCGAGACGCTCGACCTGATCGATCCGGTCTCGATCGACGCCTTCGCCGAGCGCGTGCTCGCACGGCACGACGCCATCCACTTCCTCATCAACAACGCGGGTTATATCGGCTTCACCTTGGAGCGGGACGCGCGTGGTTACGAGGCGCAGTTCGCCAC
This region of Gammaproteobacteria bacterium genomic DNA includes:
- a CDS encoding flavodoxin family protein yields the protein MTKVAIVYHSGFGHTRLQAEAVARGAAAVDGVETLFLTTEEASADIDQLDVADAIIFGSPTYMGSMSAEMKKFLEVSAAKWFSQAWKDKVAGAFTNSSSFSGDKLNTLVGMMITAMQQGMIFVSLGLHPAASDPDSMNRIEGPGPEATNRVGSYIGPMASSFQVNAGDAPSSGDLATAQAYGHRVATITRQLVRGRTVG
- a CDS encoding BON domain-containing protein, translating into MTIATREGVVTLTGEVGSLTQRRLAEVLTWWTAGCELVPGTLVAQGDRYYARCCAGCAAGLALAESTARPSADPQAL
- a CDS encoding AraC family transcriptional regulator; translation: MSNSIRCGLKQMVCFLAAFDTHSYLSGGVVAGGDWAIRFPPPNAIKFGAVVRGSCWHVIEGRGDPVRLEPGDVFVVNGLHPLRLASDLAVEPVDAEDAFADAEGGTAVLGQGDEFHLLGGHVSLEPVGDTLLSEVLPPFMHITAASPQAATLSWLLDRLVDETTNARPGSSAVARPLAHLLFVHVLREHIEAGNTEAGWLRAAGDPRIGPTMSLIHADPARNWRLEELAKASGMSRSRFAERFKAVSGMAPLSYLTFWRMRLAERALRGGARSLAALASSLGYSSESAFSTAFKRVVGVSPAHYRSSMSGDAVGRK